Proteins co-encoded in one Synergistaceae bacterium genomic window:
- a CDS encoding substrate-binding domain-containing protein produces MKKLLAVALVLSLVLCSSAFAGVKTKIGLITMDQMDVHWVRLKNAAEERVAELNKAGNEITMVWLAPETKDNQQQIEKIQNAVADGVNYIIIACNDGTSANRALKEALDAGIKIIYVDAPATLKASATFATDNFAGGKQIGEYLAKLFADKGITEGTIGIVDAQAGVQSCQDRYDGFASVFKGTKFVLGERQYSDGDNSKAQELANTLINNGVIAIYGTNDGATNGSAAAVKDAINNGMNIYCVGWDKSDSNIAHVEGGELLAFAAQNPQIMGKLAIDAVVDLENGKDLGGAVVDTGVSTVTKENVAEFK; encoded by the coding sequence ATGAAGAAGTTATTAGCAGTTGCCCTCGTTCTCTCGTTAGTTCTTTGCTCAAGCGCGTTTGCAGGCGTTAAGACGAAAATCGGTCTTATCACAATGGATCAAATGGACGTTCACTGGGTAAGACTCAAGAATGCAGCAGAAGAAAGAGTCGCCGAGCTCAACAAGGCCGGAAACGAAATCACTATGGTATGGCTTGCACCCGAGACAAAGGACAATCAGCAGCAGATCGAGAAAATTCAGAATGCTGTAGCTGACGGCGTTAATTACATCATCATCGCATGCAATGACGGCACCAGCGCAAACCGTGCATTAAAGGAAGCTCTTGACGCAGGAATTAAGATTATTTACGTCGACGCACCCGCAACACTCAAGGCAAGCGCAACATTTGCAACTGACAACTTTGCAGGCGGAAAGCAAATCGGTGAATATCTTGCAAAACTTTTCGCGGACAAGGGCATCACAGAAGGCACAATCGGAATCGTTGACGCTCAAGCAGGTGTTCAGTCATGCCAGGACAGATATGACGGTTTTGCATCAGTCTTCAAGGGTACAAAATTTGTTCTCGGTGAAAGACAGTATTCAGACGGCGATAACTCAAAGGCTCAGGAGCTCGCAAACACTTTAATCAACAACGGTGTAATCGCTATTTACGGAACTAACGACGGCGCAACTAACGGAAGCGCAGCAGCTGTTAAAGACGCAATCAACAACGGCATGAACATTTATTGCGTAGGCTGGGACAAATCAGACTCCAACATTGCACACGTTGAAGGCGGCGAGTTATTAGCATTTGCAGCACAGAACCCCCAGATCATGGGCAAACTTGCTATTGATGCAGTTGTCGACCTTGAGAACGGCAAAGATTTAGGCGGTGCAGTCGTTGACACAGGTGTATCTACAGTTACGAAAGAAAACGTCGCAGAGTTCAAGTAA
- the galU gene encoding UTP--glucose-1-phosphate uridylyltransferase GalU: MSVKKCLFPVAGLGTRFLPVTKELAKEMLPLVNRPIISYGVEEALASGCDEIIMITGRAKRSIENYFDRSFELENLLKSRGKDELYNMIIKISNMAEILYIRQREPLGLGHAVLCCEPVCRNEFFCVALPDDVFINDGGDPVLLQLKKVHERMGGSVIALEQVSPEEVSRYGIAESQFSIEEGTIHKIINMVEKPILDEAPSNLAIMGRYILSPTVFPILAELKAGVGGEIQLTDALKVLAQNEPVWGVVYNGRRFDCGTQKGWLSANVRLALDDPELKNVILDAVKESQ, encoded by the coding sequence TTGAGCGTCAAAAAATGTTTATTTCCTGTTGCGGGGCTGGGCACTCGATTTTTGCCGGTTACAAAGGAACTCGCTAAAGAAATGCTCCCGTTAGTTAACCGTCCTATTATCTCATATGGCGTTGAAGAGGCTCTTGCGTCCGGTTGTGATGAAATTATCATGATTACTGGCCGTGCAAAACGTTCAATCGAGAATTATTTTGACAGATCATTTGAGCTTGAGAACTTGCTAAAATCGCGCGGTAAAGATGAACTCTACAACATGATTATAAAAATTTCGAACATGGCCGAGATCTTATATATCAGGCAACGTGAGCCGCTTGGGTTGGGTCATGCGGTTTTGTGCTGCGAGCCGGTGTGCAGGAACGAATTTTTTTGTGTTGCATTGCCTGACGACGTTTTTATCAATGATGGCGGAGACCCTGTTTTATTGCAGCTAAAAAAAGTTCATGAGCGCATGGGAGGAAGTGTTATCGCCCTTGAGCAGGTCAGCCCCGAAGAAGTCTCGCGCTACGGCATTGCAGAGAGTCAATTTTCCATCGAGGAAGGCACCATTCACAAAATTATAAACATGGTCGAGAAACCCATTTTAGACGAGGCTCCCAGCAATTTAGCAATCATGGGACGTTACATTTTATCACCGACTGTTTTTCCGATTTTGGCAGAGTTAAAAGCGGGGGTCGGCGGTGAAATTCAATTAACGGACGCACTGAAGGTCTTAGCGCAAAATGAACCTGTCTGGGGAGTGGTCTACAATGGGAGGCGCTTTGATTGCGGGACACAAAAAGGGTGGTTGAGTGCTAATGTGAGACTTGCTCTTGATGATCCGGAATTGAAAAATGTCATTCTCGACGCTGTGAAAGAATCGCAATAA
- a CDS encoding DUF669 domain-containing protein, whose protein sequence is MSINWNFDASKYVPGESNGFELVPEGTYKAKIIEVQQQYSSKTGEPQLILTFRCSGVNGRVREYFTFPTNPTDYRNDWVRRRWGDMCNCFSVNPVQTLADEKILIDKIGMIKISHKKNDANGKIYANVQEYILNKQQLNSQPADLNNPDSVFDAPSEPIF, encoded by the coding sequence ATGTCAATAAATTGGAATTTCGACGCAAGTAAATACGTACCCGGCGAGTCAAACGGTTTCGAACTCGTCCCCGAAGGCACCTACAAAGCAAAAATTATCGAGGTGCAGCAACAATATTCATCCAAAACAGGCGAACCGCAATTAATTCTTACTTTCAGATGCAGCGGAGTTAATGGCCGTGTACGCGAGTATTTCACTTTTCCTACCAATCCGACAGACTATCGCAATGACTGGGTCCGTAGAAGATGGGGAGATATGTGCAATTGTTTTAGCGTCAATCCTGTGCAGACTCTCGCAGACGAAAAAATCTTAATCGACAAAATCGGCATGATTAAAATCTCGCACAAAAAAAATGATGCAAACGGCAAAATTTATGCAAATGTTCAAGAATACATTCTTAACAAACAGCAACTTAACTCCCAGCCGGCTGACCTTAATAACCCCGATTCTGTCTTTGACGCTCCTAGCGAACCAATTTTTTAA